Proteins encoded together in one Gadus chalcogrammus isolate NIFS_2021 chromosome 18, NIFS_Gcha_1.0, whole genome shotgun sequence window:
- the LOC130371617 gene encoding urotensin-2 receptor isoform X1: MTTVSMASMTALVERVPNGTALSPSGLTPSHEDTAATFTIGTILSVMCLVGVTGNIYTLVVMCQSMRTSASMYIYIINLAMADLLYLLTIPFVVCTHFLQGWHFGDVGCRILISIDFLTMHASIFTLTIMSTERYFAVLKPLDTVKRSKSYRKAIALLVWAASLVLTLPMMVGIQLMKVGAKTMCQPTLAPNTYKAYISFLFCTSIVAPGLIIGYLYIRLARTYWISQTETFKQTKKLPNQKVLYLIFTIVLLFWACFLPFWIWQLLGEFHPSLAISNTAKRNINYLTTCLTYSNSCINPFLYTLLTKNYKEYLRKRQRTWTASSYFSRRSRFQRSPRRSPSSSSQQCTESFVLSHTASLRAHKSSL, from the exons ATGACCACCGTGTCCATGGCGTCCATGACGGCGCTGGTGGAGAGGGTCCCGAACGGCACCGCCCTGTCCCCTTCGGGCCTGACCCCCTCCCACGAGGACACCGCCGCCACCTTCACCATCGGCACCATCCTGTCCGTCATGTGCCTGGTGGGCGTCACGGGCAACATCTACACCCTGGTGGTGATGTGCCAGTCCATGCGCACCTCCGCCTCCATGTACATCTACATCATCAACCTGGCCATGGCCGACCTGCTCTACCTGCTCACCATCCCCTTCGTGGTCTGCACCCACTTCCTGCAGGGCTGGCACTTTGGCGACGTGGGCTGCCGCATCCTCATCAGCATCGACTTCCTGACCATGCACGCCAGCATCTTCACGCTGACCATCATGAGCACCGAGCGCTACTTCGCCGTGCTCAAGCCCCTGGACACGGTGAAGCGCTCCAAGAGCTACCGCAAGGCCATCGCCCTGCTGGTGTGGGCGGCCTCGCTGGTGCTCACGCTGCCCATGATGGTGGGCATCCAGCTGATGAAGGTGGGCGCAAAGACCATGTGCCAGCCCACCCTGGCGCCGAACACATACAAGGCGTACATCTCCTTCCTGTTCTGCACCAGCATCGTGGCGCCGGGCCTCATCATTGGCTATCTCTACATCCGGCTGGCGCGCACCTATTGGATCTCCCAGACCGAGACCTTCAAACAGACCAAGAAGCTGCCCAATCAGAAG GTGCTGTACCTCATCTTCACCATCGTGCTGCTCTTCTGGGCCTGCTTCCTGCCCTTCTGGATCTGGCAGCTGCTGGGCGAATTCCACCCCTCGCTGGCCATCTCCAACACGGCCAAGCGGAACATCAACTACCTGACCACCTGCCTGACCTACAGCAACAGCTGCATCAACCCCTTCCTCTACACACTGCTCACCAAGAACTACAAGGAGTACCTGCGCAAGCGCCAGCGCACCTGGACGGCCAGCAGCTACTTCAGCCGCCGCAGCCGCTTCCAGCGCTCGCCGCGCCGCTCGCCGTCCTCCAGCAGCCAGCAGTGCACCGAGAGCTTCGTGCTCTCGCACACCGCCTCGCTGCGCGCCCACAAGAGCAGCCTGTGA
- the LOC130371617 gene encoding urotensin-2 receptor isoform X2 has translation MTTVSMASMTALVERVPNGTALSPSGLTPSHEDTAATFTIGTILSVMCLGWHFGDVGCRILISIDFLTMHASIFTLTIMSTERYFAVLKPLDTVKRSKSYRKAIALLVWAASLVLTLPMMVGIQLMKVGAKTMCQPTLAPNTYKAYISFLFCTSIVAPGLIIGYLYIRLARTYWISQTETFKQTKKLPNQKVLYLIFTIVLLFWACFLPFWIWQLLGEFHPSLAISNTAKRNINYLTTCLTYSNSCINPFLYTLLTKNYKEYLRKRQRTWTASSYFSRRSRFQRSPRRSPSSSSQQCTESFVLSHTASLRAHKSSL, from the exons ATGACCACCGTGTCCATGGCGTCCATGACGGCGCTGGTGGAGAGGGTCCCGAACGGCACCGCCCTGTCCCCTTCGGGCCTGACCCCCTCCCACGAGGACACCGCCGCCACCTTCACCATCGGCACCATCCTGTCCGTCATGTGCCTG GGCTGGCACTTTGGCGACGTGGGCTGCCGCATCCTCATCAGCATCGACTTCCTGACCATGCACGCCAGCATCTTCACGCTGACCATCATGAGCACCGAGCGCTACTTCGCCGTGCTCAAGCCCCTGGACACGGTGAAGCGCTCCAAGAGCTACCGCAAGGCCATCGCCCTGCTGGTGTGGGCGGCCTCGCTGGTGCTCACGCTGCCCATGATGGTGGGCATCCAGCTGATGAAGGTGGGCGCAAAGACCATGTGCCAGCCCACCCTGGCGCCGAACACATACAAGGCGTACATCTCCTTCCTGTTCTGCACCAGCATCGTGGCGCCGGGCCTCATCATTGGCTATCTCTACATCCGGCTGGCGCGCACCTATTGGATCTCCCAGACCGAGACCTTCAAACAGACCAAGAAGCTGCCCAATCAGAAG GTGCTGTACCTCATCTTCACCATCGTGCTGCTCTTCTGGGCCTGCTTCCTGCCCTTCTGGATCTGGCAGCTGCTGGGCGAATTCCACCCCTCGCTGGCCATCTCCAACACGGCCAAGCGGAACATCAACTACCTGACCACCTGCCTGACCTACAGCAACAGCTGCATCAACCCCTTCCTCTACACACTGCTCACCAAGAACTACAAGGAGTACCTGCGCAAGCGCCAGCGCACCTGGACGGCCAGCAGCTACTTCAGCCGCCGCAGCCGCTTCCAGCGCTCGCCGCGCCGCTCGCCGTCCTCCAGCAGCCAGCAGTGCACCGAGAGCTTCGTGCTCTCGCACACCGCCTCGCTGCGCGCCCACAAGAGCAGCCTGTGA